Proteins co-encoded in one Hyla sarda isolate aHylSar1 chromosome 4, aHylSar1.hap1, whole genome shotgun sequence genomic window:
- the LOC130368631 gene encoding olfactory receptor 1019-like: protein MEKRNTTLVTVFILSGLSSNPTLQLPLFFLFFFIYIVTLLGNLMIIVLIRTNPGLHTPMYFFLMNLSLVDVLYSSSITPNIMANILSEKKTISITACAIQMFLFIDLASSEAMLLAVMAYDRYVAICKPLYYKLNMNKVACLKLMFSVYTAGCLNSFIHTYCAFILPFCGSNHVNHFYCDINPILRLSCKDTYLNQVFLFVVAGSIEVGSFLCIVISYTYIIIAILRIVSHRSRSKSLSTCMSHFTCVALFYCPVFFMYLRPNSAYAVDQDWMVSVFYTVIIPMLNPMIYSLRNQDVKQALVKLKAT from the coding sequence ATGGAGAAAAGGAACACAACACTTGTGACAGTATTCATTCTCTCTGGTCTCTCCTCTAACCCAACCCTTCAGCTTCCTCTctttttcctcttcttcttcatctACATAGTAACTTTGCTGGGAAATCTTATGATCATTGTATTGATCAGAACAAATCCAGGTCTGCATACACCAATGTACTTCTTCCTTATGAACCTATCACTTGTAGATGTCCTTTATTCATCATCTATAACACCCAACATCATGGCCAACATTCTCTCAGAAAAGAAGACAATCTCTATAACTGCTTGTGCAATACAAATGTTCCTCTTCATCGATTTGGCAAGCTCAGAAGCCATGTTACTTGCTGTGATGGCCTATGACCGATATGTAGCCATATGTAAACCGCTGTATTATAAACTAAATATGAACAAAGTAGCATGCTTAAAACTCATGTTCTCAGTTTACACAGCGGGATGTCTGaattcattcatacatacatattgtGCATTTATCTTACCATTTTGTGGGTCTAATCATGTTAACCATTTCTACTGTGATATTAACCCCATCTTAAGACTATCATGTAAAGATACATATCTTAACCAAGTTTTCTTATTTGTTGTTGCTGGTTCTATTGAAGTGGGCTCTTTTTTATGTATAGTGATatcatacacatacattataATTGCCATATTAAGAATTGTGTCTCATAGAAGTAGGAGTAAGTCCCTCTCCACTTGCATGTCTCACTTTACCTGTGTCGCCTTATTCTACTGCCCAGTTTTCTTTATGTACTTACGGCCAAATTCTGCTTATGCAGTAGATCAGGACTGGATGGTGTCAGTGTTCTATACAGTGATAATACCAATGTTGAATCCCATGATCTATAGCTTAAGAAATCAAGATGttaaacaagctctggtaaaattaaAG